In Scomber japonicus isolate fScoJap1 chromosome 7, fScoJap1.pri, whole genome shotgun sequence, one genomic interval encodes:
- the LOC128362321 gene encoding uncharacterized protein LOC128362321, with protein sequence MMKLILSLTLIWTLSSTAEALQCWEGSVDETQELLPCDSSQLCVTVATQGNESGNLIQSISRRCFPSSLFSEGEHIFSFNVGFETMTASVHVCNTDGCNREDIPYPGVQEKNNLQCFTCEDLYSAECKKKTVQCVGDEDRCINGTDYEDGEDYSHTLLGCASSNLCEDSSYLENIFGFESVGRPKCCEGSFCNSAWSVKLNVITLLFGLTTLIIY encoded by the exons CTGAAGCTCTTCAGTGTTGGGAGGGTTCAGTAGATGAAACACAGGAGTTACTTCCATGTGACTCTAGTCAGCTGTGTGTAACTGTTGCCACACAAG GGAACGAGAGTGGGAATTTGATTCAGTCCATCAGCAGGCGGTGttttccatcctctcttttcAGTGAAGGAGAGCACATATTTTCATTCAATGTTGGTTTTGAAACTATGACTGCatctgttcatgtttgtaaCACAGATGGCTGCAACAGGGAAGACATACCTT ACCCTGGTGTTCAGGAGAAAAACAACCTGCAGTGTTTCACCTGTGAAGATCTATATTCTGCTGAGTGTAAGAAGaagacagtacagtgtgtggGAGATGAGGACCGCTGCATTAATGGGACTG ATTACGAAGATGGTGAAGATTATAGTCATACATTGCTTGGATGTGCCTCTTCAAATCTCTGTGAAGATTCTTCTTACTTGGAAAACATCTTCGGATTTGAATCCGTTGGTAGACCAAAATGTTGTGAAGGCAGCTTCTGTAACTCAGCCTGGTCTGTCAAACTGAATGTAATCACTTTGCTGTTTGGACTCACTACCCTTATCATctattag